A window from Hymenobacter volaticus encodes these proteins:
- a CDS encoding HAD family hydrolase produces MSTKKLPNLLFDFGGVIINIDYQRTLDAMRRLHPHGDTIAFTQAAQGEIFDLMETGRLTPHEFREGLRTHYNIQATDEELDAAWNAMLLDVPAERLALIADLRAQGHETALLSNTNQIHIATLNEGLRKQYGFEHGIADALDRVFYSQEVGLRKPGEEIFQHALREMNWKAEETLFIEDSFQHIETARRLGLRTLFLPPPHTILDALPAAIRAFPREYAPASSLS; encoded by the coding sequence ATGTCAACCAAAAAGTTGCCTAATCTACTCTTCGATTTCGGGGGAGTTATCATCAACATCGACTATCAACGCACGTTAGACGCCATGCGTCGCCTGCACCCACACGGTGATACTATTGCCTTCACGCAAGCGGCACAAGGCGAAATATTCGACCTTATGGAGACGGGCCGCTTGACTCCGCACGAGTTTAGGGAGGGTTTGCGCACGCATTACAACATACAAGCCACCGACGAGGAATTAGATGCTGCTTGGAATGCCATGCTGCTGGATGTGCCTGCTGAGCGGCTAGCGCTAATTGCGGACTTGCGCGCCCAAGGCCACGAAACAGCACTGCTCTCTAACACCAATCAGATTCATATTGCCACTCTCAACGAAGGTTTACGAAAACAGTATGGGTTCGAGCACGGTATTGCCGATGCTTTAGATCGGGTGTTTTACTCGCAGGAAGTGGGCTTGCGCAAACCCGGAGAGGAAATCTTTCAGCACGCCCTGCGCGAGATGAACTGGAAGGCCGAGGAAACTCTTTTCATTGAAGACAGTTTTCAACATATCGAAACGGCCCGCCGCCTGGGGTTGCGCACGTTGTTTCTGCCCCCGCCTCATACCATCCTCGACGCTCTGCCTGCCGCCATCCGTGCCTTCCCCCGAGAATACGCCCCTGCCTCTTCCCTTTCCTGA
- a CDS encoding 4'-phosphopantetheinyl transferase family protein: MASSSIQCCTIDNIKWHPFAPGHAIKDSIAILFINTKSHKSLINNYQNILSKEEINKSYSYQLAFKKEHYLVSRCLIKILLGVYLDRSYNTIQLLPGNTGKPKVSNQSTLHYSVSYSADYMLLAIATDEVGVDIECIRHDFHFQEIVDFSFHSCEQDFIRQHADPSRSFFTLWTRKEALVKATSKGIDDDFNTIPSLDGFHLIDQANLHTSIDWTTSSFTIGTDCIGAISCPSGFTSKDISFYTVDIIPSVLNNSSSQPSHK; the protein is encoded by the coding sequence ATGGCCTCATCGTCAATACAATGTTGTACCATCGACAACATTAAATGGCATCCCTTTGCACCTGGGCATGCTATAAAAGATTCCATAGCAATATTATTTATTAACACCAAATCACATAAATCTTTAATAAATAATTATCAAAATATATTATCTAAAGAAGAGATAAATAAATCTTATTCTTACCAACTCGCATTCAAAAAAGAGCATTACCTAGTAAGTAGGTGTCTGATAAAAATATTATTAGGCGTTTATCTCGATAGAAGCTACAATACTATACAGCTATTACCTGGCAATACTGGCAAGCCAAAGGTAAGTAACCAGTCAACTTTACATTACTCTGTTTCATACTCTGCTGATTACATGCTACTGGCCATTGCAACCGATGAGGTTGGCGTGGATATAGAATGTATAAGGCATGATTTTCACTTTCAAGAGATTGTCGATTTTAGCTTCCATTCATGCGAGCAAGACTTTATCAGGCAACATGCCGATCCATCTCGTTCCTTCTTCACACTCTGGACTCGCAAGGAAGCGTTAGTAAAAGCTACATCGAAAGGCATCGACGACGATTTCAATACTATTCCATCGTTGGATGGTTTCCACTTAATAGATCAGGCAAATCTTCATACCTCCATCGACTGGACAACCAGCAGCTTCACTATTGGCACCGACTGTATCGGTGCTATTTCTTGCCCTTCTGGATTTACTAGCAAAGACATTTCCTTTTACACTGTCGACATTATTCCTTCAGTGCTAAATAATTCTAGTAGCCAGCCTTCACACAAGTAA
- a CDS encoding non-ribosomal peptide synthetase, translating to MSALFINRNKQMSPETQIAEYVSDSTSFAVEFDPFAGPEISRVALTTAPQLEIWLACLLGGQDASRAYNESLSLRFTGSLDSRVLQQALQEVADRHEALRSVFSADGKYICVFTSVEVPFSYQDLSSLPLDRRELLTTKAIANDAQHVFDLVQGPLLKAILLKLADDQYHFIVTAHHIICDGWSLGILLQDVSSLYSSYSQGLSSALPAPPRFSDYADEQILFQASTEYKQTEAFWVNQYKDSVPVVEMPTDFPRPLYRTYASARLDFSLPNELVARVKKTGLQAGCSFVTTLLASFEVLLHRLTGQQSIVVGIPTAGQPTSGSQHLIGHCVNLLPLRSEHTASESFNTYLQQRKTYLFDAYEHQGLTFGSLLKSINITRDASRIPLVPVVFNVDMGLANGVNFHGVTYQLKSNPRVFETFDLFLNATGTEEALVLEWSYNTALFKAESIRYMMATFEQLLEEVTTNPNSTLVSSNNNITNVLSAYNALNNTAVDYSSIKYLPNLIQEVAYNYPTAIAVKFKNNTLSYYQLNTKANQLARYLLAQGLSTGDVVGIALDRSQELLVTLLAVLKCGATYLPLDPTYPADRLEFMLLDSKSSFLLKSKSISFNFYDVAIIDIEDALSQAENYFTDAVEVEISGDAVVYILYTSGSTGLPKGVQIKHSGLINLLRSVQQEIGISSTDRLLAITTISFDMAVLELFLPLVSGAMVVVADSKATKDGNALQHLIEAEGITAMQATPATWRMMLDAGWTELYPLKAISGGEALPEDLAQRLLARCASLWNMYGPTETTIYSSFKKITHAKELITIGRPVANTQFYILDDHFNLVEPNTIGELYIAGNGLAKGYLNRSELNKEKFIDNPFSLIDGEKMYRTGDLAKLTDTGEVQYLGRADQQIKIRGYRIEPGEIEHQLSSLHEIQEAVVIAKPDSYGMIRLAAYVVVRDFNYVTDFSTRITTWKNSLGNKLPAFMIPSEIIVVNSIPKTLNGKIDKAALLSYVKADEIKADERHDGPRTDTEKLVVDIWKQYLQIPTIGIFDDFFKLGGHSMIAVQVIAQLEKVTGKKLPLATLFESSTVEKLAAVLHMDSKFITWDSLVPIKPQGSKTPLYIVHGAGLNVLIFNALSKSLDPDQPIYALQAKGLNGIDEPHETIEDMAAHYISTIEKANPNGPYALAGYSFGGIIAFEMAKQLKAAGKAVPFLAMFDTYANQPDHFIPFLTRSIKRFLFFLKRILFFFVLLRKSPKATIHYKLEAIQRDFQKLKYSKEQYYEEVYGHSYKMALMHKRAAHKYKLTPQNIKIELFRAKERTYYVDDFEYMGWKPFVLDEISIHEVPGDHNYMFAPPHDEETGRILQAALNKII from the coding sequence TTGAGTGCCTTATTTATTAACCGCAACAAACAAATGTCACCTGAAACTCAAATAGCCGAATACGTATCTGATAGCACATCATTTGCGGTTGAGTTTGATCCATTTGCCGGACCAGAAATTTCCCGAGTTGCACTAACTACTGCTCCCCAATTAGAAATATGGCTGGCTTGCCTGCTCGGAGGCCAAGATGCTAGTCGGGCGTATAACGAGTCGCTTTCCCTACGCTTCACTGGTTCACTTGACAGCCGGGTATTACAACAAGCCTTGCAGGAAGTAGCAGATCGGCATGAAGCGCTCCGCTCCGTCTTCAGTGCCGATGGCAAATACATCTGCGTATTCACGAGTGTTGAAGTTCCTTTTTCCTATCAAGACCTTTCCAGTCTTCCCCTCGACAGAAGGGAATTGTTGACTACAAAAGCCATTGCAAATGATGCCCAGCACGTATTTGATTTAGTGCAAGGCCCGTTGTTAAAGGCAATACTGCTGAAACTAGCCGACGATCAATATCATTTTATTGTAACCGCTCACCACATCATTTGCGATGGTTGGTCGCTAGGCATTTTACTGCAAGACGTTAGTAGCCTGTACTCTTCTTATTCCCAGGGCTTATCGTCTGCTTTACCCGCGCCTCCTCGCTTCAGCGATTACGCTGATGAACAGATACTATTCCAGGCGAGCACAGAATACAAGCAAACGGAGGCCTTTTGGGTGAACCAGTACAAGGATTCTGTACCGGTTGTGGAGATGCCAACAGATTTTCCGCGACCTCTCTATCGCACGTACGCCAGTGCCCGCCTAGATTTTTCCCTCCCTAACGAGCTAGTCGCTAGAGTAAAAAAAACGGGGTTACAGGCTGGATGCAGTTTTGTAACAACCCTCCTGGCAAGTTTTGAAGTGCTGCTTCATCGTTTAACTGGGCAGCAGAGTATCGTGGTCGGGATACCCACTGCCGGCCAACCGACTAGCGGGAGCCAACACTTGATTGGCCATTGCGTGAATTTACTTCCCCTGCGTAGTGAACATACCGCATCTGAAAGTTTCAACACTTATCTACAGCAACGCAAAACCTATCTCTTCGACGCCTACGAGCACCAAGGGTTGACGTTTGGCAGCCTCCTGAAGTCAATTAATATAACTAGAGATGCTAGCAGGATTCCGTTGGTTCCTGTTGTGTTCAACGTTGACATGGGGTTGGCCAATGGTGTCAATTTTCACGGCGTTACCTATCAATTAAAAAGCAACCCTAGAGTTTTCGAGACATTCGACTTATTTCTCAATGCTACCGGCACGGAAGAGGCATTAGTACTAGAGTGGTCTTATAACACAGCTTTATTTAAGGCAGAAAGCATCCGCTACATGATGGCCACCTTCGAGCAATTACTCGAAGAGGTCACGACTAATCCAAATTCAACATTAGTTTCTTCAAATAATAATATAACGAATGTATTAAGCGCATATAATGCCCTTAACAACACCGCAGTTGACTATTCGTCAATTAAATATTTACCTAATTTAATTCAGGAAGTAGCCTATAATTATCCGACTGCTATTGCTGTCAAATTTAAAAACAATACACTTTCGTATTATCAACTAAACACAAAAGCTAATCAGTTAGCCCGCTATCTTCTGGCGCAAGGTTTATCTACTGGTGATGTCGTTGGCATTGCACTAGACCGGTCTCAAGAACTACTTGTAACACTACTGGCTGTATTGAAATGCGGGGCTACTTACTTACCACTAGACCCTACTTATCCCGCAGATAGGTTAGAATTCATGCTACTGGATTCTAAGTCCTCTTTTTTATTGAAATCCAAGTCAATTAGCTTCAACTTCTATGATGTTGCTATTATTGACATCGAGGATGCTCTATCTCAAGCGGAAAATTATTTCACTGACGCAGTAGAAGTTGAAATAAGTGGCGATGCTGTTGTTTACATACTTTACACCTCTGGTTCCACTGGCTTACCCAAAGGGGTACAGATCAAGCATAGCGGATTAATTAATCTGCTGCGTAGTGTTCAGCAGGAAATTGGTATTTCAAGCACGGATAGGTTATTAGCTATCACTACCATTTCGTTTGATATGGCTGTGCTCGAGCTTTTCTTACCCTTAGTAAGCGGAGCTATGGTTGTCGTAGCTGACAGCAAGGCGACTAAAGACGGAAATGCGCTACAGCACCTCATCGAAGCGGAGGGAATTACGGCCATGCAGGCCACTCCTGCTACTTGGCGAATGATGCTCGATGCTGGATGGACAGAGTTGTACCCTCTGAAAGCAATCAGCGGAGGCGAAGCACTACCCGAAGATCTTGCGCAACGTCTGCTTGCAAGATGTGCCTCGCTATGGAATATGTACGGCCCGACAGAAACAACTATTTACTCGTCTTTCAAAAAAATCACGCACGCAAAGGAATTAATTACAATAGGTAGACCAGTTGCCAATACTCAATTCTACATTTTAGATGATCATTTCAACTTAGTAGAACCGAATACAATTGGCGAATTATATATTGCCGGGAATGGGCTGGCTAAAGGCTACCTCAACAGGTCAGAACTAAACAAAGAAAAGTTTATTGATAATCCTTTCTCATTAATTGATGGAGAAAAGATGTATCGCACTGGCGACTTGGCGAAATTGACAGATACCGGCGAAGTTCAATATTTAGGCCGTGCTGACCAACAAATAAAGATTAGGGGATATCGAATTGAACCTGGCGAAATTGAGCACCAACTTTCCAGCCTCCATGAAATACAAGAAGCCGTAGTTATTGCGAAGCCAGATAGTTATGGCATGATTCGACTGGCAGCTTACGTTGTTGTTCGCGATTTTAATTACGTCACTGACTTTAGTACCCGCATAACAACTTGGAAGAATAGCTTAGGCAATAAGCTGCCAGCATTTATGATTCCTAGCGAAATTATTGTCGTTAATTCAATCCCCAAAACACTTAATGGTAAAATTGACAAAGCGGCTTTACTGTCCTATGTCAAAGCAGACGAAATAAAAGCAGATGAGCGGCATGATGGGCCACGCACTGATACAGAAAAGTTGGTAGTTGATATTTGGAAACAATATCTACAAATACCAACTATCGGCATCTTCGATGATTTTTTCAAACTAGGCGGACACTCTATGATTGCCGTGCAGGTAATAGCGCAGTTAGAAAAGGTAACTGGCAAAAAACTACCATTAGCAACTCTATTTGAAAGCTCCACTGTGGAGAAACTTGCGGCCGTGCTGCACATGGACAGCAAGTTTATCACCTGGGATTCTCTTGTTCCCATCAAACCGCAAGGCAGCAAGACGCCTCTCTACATTGTGCACGGAGCTGGTCTCAATGTTCTAATTTTCAATGCACTATCCAAGAGCCTGGACCCCGATCAGCCGATTTATGCACTACAAGCTAAGGGTTTGAATGGGATTGATGAGCCGCACGAAACCATAGAAGACATGGCTGCGCACTACATCTCCACTATCGAAAAAGCAAATCCTAATGGACCTTATGCATTAGCTGGCTACTCGTTCGGAGGCATTATTGCTTTTGAAATGGCGAAGCAGTTGAAAGCGGCAGGCAAGGCAGTGCCCTTCCTTGCCATGTTCGACACTTACGCTAACCAGCCAGATCATTTTATACCGTTCCTTACTAGAAGCATTAAGCGGTTCTTATTCTTCCTGAAACGAATATTGTTTTTCTTCGTCTTGTTAAGAAAAAGTCCTAAGGCTACTATTCATTATAAATTAGAAGCTATTCAAAGAGATTTTCAAAAATTAAAATACAGTAAAGAACAATATTACGAAGAAGTCTATGGCCATTCTTATAAGATGGCATTAATGCACAAGCGTGCTGCTCACAAGTATAAGTTAACCCCACAAAATATAAAGATCGAGCTCTTTAGAGCAAAAGAAAGAACCTATTATGTAGATGATTTCGAATATATGGGCTGGAAGCCATTTGTTTTAGATGAAATCTCTATCCATGAAGTACCTGGCGACCATAATTATATGTTTGCCCCACCGCATGACGAGGAAACGGGCCGCATATTACAGGCAGCATTAAATAAGATAATTTAA
- a CDS encoding aminotransferase class III-fold pyridoxal phosphate-dependent enzyme, translating to MAGRFPGADTIAELWQLLKEGRETTRFFTADELDASIPAQLKNDPLYVKARGVINQADQFDASFFNLNPKLAELMDPQQRVFLEIAWEALEQAGYLPQYYKESIGVFAGSGNNTYYQHNVQANRDLVDQVGGFQVMTANEKDYIASRTAYQLNLKGPAVSVYSACSTSLLAIAQAVQSLRSGQCTVALAGGASVTSPMFSGHLYEEGAMLSPDGHCRPFDVAAQGTVFSDGAGVVLLKRLAAARQDGDTVYAVIKGVGINNDGSNKGSFTAPSAEGQAAAITMALEDARVEPSTISYVEAHGTGTPIGDPIEIEGLTLAFGEQALKQHCALGSIKSNMGHLTTAAGVAGLIKATLALHYKQLPPSLGFEAPNPHIDFSNSPFFVNNQLREWQATPSARRAGVSSFGVGGTNVHVVLEEFENEFPVSTEGRKAQLLTWSAKSTASREAYAQRLATELQSSSHLELADIAYTLQKTRASFAHRRFVVAATPAELAQALDTESPSLAGAHSLQAVPGEVVFLFPGQGAQYLNMGRALYEKESVYQQAVDTCAELLLPQLEVDIRRVLYPDSVTSATEDTLKNTRYAQPALFVTEYALAQLWLNWGIEPSIFCGHSVGEFVGACLAGVFTLAEALTLIAVRGRLVSALPRGSMLSVRLEVEKLEALLPAALSIAAINSSKYCVVAGEDSAIAAFTLLLDDNKVPNRILPTSHAFHSAMMEPVVGEFQREVEKAALRRPQKPIVSTVTGTWLTDAQATDPQYWAQHLRLPVRFADALETLFQQDTPLLLEVGPGSVTSTLARQQRNSRPITVLSSLGTPHGTHSEQHMMLEALGQLWLHGVEPTWDAFYATQNRRKINLPTYSFNRKPCWLAPPTTKATADSRPVPTLAQVDPTTHLASRNMRRDTLFIKIKTLVENASGLEMDGVTPSMSLLEIGLDSLLLTQLSITLKKEFNVPITFRQLNQEYATLEALVTYLDSKLPPEAYQPAALPQPVSVPVAPALPPAVPVPVAIAAPNPTSDTMLGLVAQQLQLLSQQVMLLQTSNQAAPYTAAPAVLPIPSQPVKEAQTATSHALSAEEEAELKKPFGATARIERQATELSELQQEFLWQLTSRYNQKTRGSKAYSQQHRAHMADPRVVSGFKPLTKEVVYPIVVNKSKGSYLWDIDGNQYIDALNGFGSSMLGHQPSLITKALHQQIEDGYEVGPQHELAGEVSKLLCEFTCFDRTALCSTGSEAVLGTMRIARTVTGRSLIVAFTGSYHGIVDEVLVRGTKKLMSFPAAPGIMPEAVKNMLILEYGTDESLRIIKERAHELAAVLVEPVQSRRPEFVPIEFLKQVREITAASGTALIFDEVITGFRMHPGAHKPYSASKRT from the coding sequence ATGGCGGGCCGCTTTCCAGGTGCTGACACCATCGCTGAGCTTTGGCAACTGCTTAAAGAAGGCCGGGAAACCACTCGCTTCTTCACCGCCGACGAACTAGATGCCAGCATACCCGCGCAACTAAAAAACGACCCACTCTACGTCAAGGCCCGCGGCGTTATTAACCAAGCCGATCAGTTTGACGCCAGCTTCTTCAACCTGAATCCGAAACTAGCGGAACTGATGGATCCGCAGCAGCGAGTCTTTCTGGAAATTGCCTGGGAAGCATTGGAGCAGGCCGGCTATCTGCCACAGTATTACAAAGAAAGCATCGGCGTATTTGCCGGCAGCGGCAACAACACTTACTACCAACATAATGTGCAGGCCAACCGGGATTTGGTAGACCAAGTGGGTGGATTTCAAGTGATGACGGCCAACGAAAAGGATTACATAGCTTCTCGCACAGCTTATCAGCTAAACTTGAAAGGTCCGGCGGTAAGCGTGTATTCGGCTTGTTCTACCTCGCTGCTGGCAATAGCCCAAGCTGTCCAAAGTTTGCGTAGTGGCCAATGCACAGTAGCCTTAGCAGGGGGCGCCAGCGTTACGTCGCCGATGTTCAGCGGCCACCTCTACGAGGAAGGGGCGATGCTCAGTCCCGACGGGCACTGCCGCCCGTTTGATGTTGCGGCCCAAGGCACAGTGTTTAGCGATGGAGCCGGCGTGGTGCTCCTCAAACGGTTGGCAGCTGCTCGCCAAGATGGGGATACCGTTTATGCGGTAATCAAAGGCGTAGGCATCAACAACGATGGCAGTAACAAGGGTAGCTTCACGGCACCGAGCGCCGAAGGGCAGGCAGCAGCTATAACCATGGCTCTGGAAGATGCCCGCGTCGAGCCCTCCACCATCAGTTATGTGGAAGCCCATGGCACGGGTACCCCCATCGGCGACCCAATTGAGATAGAAGGCTTGACTCTAGCCTTCGGCGAACAAGCACTTAAGCAGCACTGCGCATTAGGCTCCATCAAGAGTAATATGGGGCATCTTACCACAGCAGCTGGCGTTGCGGGTCTCATTAAGGCGACTCTCGCACTGCACTACAAGCAGTTGCCACCTTCGCTAGGCTTTGAAGCCCCAAACCCCCATATCGATTTTTCCAATAGCCCCTTCTTTGTAAATAACCAGCTCAGAGAGTGGCAAGCGACCCCAAGTGCACGCCGGGCGGGCGTCAGCTCGTTCGGCGTTGGGGGTACCAATGTCCATGTGGTGCTGGAAGAATTTGAGAATGAGTTTCCTGTGTCAACTGAGGGCCGCAAGGCGCAGTTGCTCACTTGGTCGGCAAAGTCAACGGCCAGCCGGGAGGCCTACGCCCAGCGATTGGCCACTGAGTTGCAGTCATCTTCCCATTTGGAACTGGCCGATATAGCGTACACGCTGCAAAAAACGCGCGCCTCATTCGCGCACCGCCGTTTTGTGGTAGCTGCTACTCCCGCCGAGCTAGCTCAGGCGCTTGATACTGAGTCACCTTCACTAGCTGGAGCCCACAGTCTGCAAGCAGTGCCGGGCGAAGTGGTGTTCCTGTTTCCCGGCCAAGGGGCGCAGTATCTGAATATGGGCCGCGCTTTGTACGAAAAGGAAAGTGTTTATCAGCAGGCCGTGGATACTTGCGCTGAATTGCTGCTCCCACAACTCGAGGTTGACATCCGCCGTGTCCTATACCCCGACAGTGTTACTTCTGCCACCGAGGACACGCTAAAAAACACCCGCTACGCCCAACCGGCCCTGTTTGTCACCGAGTATGCTTTAGCTCAACTCTGGTTGAACTGGGGCATCGAGCCATCCATTTTCTGCGGTCATAGCGTCGGCGAATTTGTGGGGGCTTGTTTAGCGGGCGTTTTCACCCTCGCCGAGGCGCTAACCCTCATTGCTGTGCGCGGCCGCTTAGTAAGCGCCCTTCCTCGTGGCAGCATGCTCTCGGTGCGCTTGGAAGTGGAAAAACTAGAAGCGCTTCTACCAGCAGCCCTGTCAATAGCGGCAATCAACAGCAGCAAGTATTGTGTGGTAGCCGGCGAGGATAGTGCTATTGCCGCATTTACCTTGCTGCTGGACGACAACAAAGTTCCGAATCGGATTCTGCCCACCAGCCACGCCTTCCATTCTGCCATGATGGAGCCGGTTGTGGGCGAGTTCCAGCGCGAGGTAGAGAAAGCAGCCTTGCGCCGGCCCCAGAAACCTATTGTCTCCACGGTTACGGGCACCTGGCTGACCGACGCCCAGGCAACCGACCCGCAGTACTGGGCTCAGCACCTACGGTTACCCGTCCGTTTTGCCGATGCCCTCGAGACCCTTTTTCAACAAGACACACCGCTACTCTTGGAAGTGGGCCCTGGCAGTGTTACGTCTACGCTGGCCCGCCAGCAACGCAATTCTCGGCCAATTACGGTGCTCTCTAGCTTAGGCACACCCCACGGCACACACTCCGAGCAACACATGATGCTAGAAGCGCTAGGGCAGTTATGGCTGCACGGCGTAGAGCCTACATGGGACGCTTTTTATGCAACTCAAAACAGGCGCAAAATCAACTTACCTACCTATTCCTTCAACCGCAAGCCCTGCTGGTTAGCGCCCCCCACAACTAAAGCTACTGCGGATTCTCGGCCAGTGCCTACGCTCGCTCAGGTTGACCCTACAACACACCTCGCATCAAGAAATATGAGAAGAGACACCCTATTTATTAAAATTAAAACCTTGGTTGAAAACGCGTCCGGCCTTGAAATGGACGGTGTAACGCCTTCCATGAGCCTGTTGGAAATAGGCCTCGACTCCTTATTGCTGACGCAGTTATCTATTACCTTAAAAAAAGAATTCAACGTTCCGATTACCTTCCGGCAGCTAAATCAGGAATACGCAACGCTAGAGGCACTCGTCACTTATCTGGACAGCAAGCTCCCTCCGGAAGCGTACCAACCTGCGGCCCTCCCACAACCCGTCAGCGTGCCCGTGGCGCCTGCTCTTCCGCCGGCAGTGCCTGTACCAGTTGCAATAGCTGCTCCCAATCCGACCAGTGACACGATGCTAGGGCTAGTAGCCCAACAGCTGCAATTACTGTCGCAGCAGGTTATGCTGCTGCAAACTAGTAACCAGGCGGCACCCTACACGGCGGCTCCTGCTGTACTGCCTATACCAAGCCAACCCGTGAAAGAGGCGCAGACAGCAACCAGTCACGCCTTGAGTGCAGAGGAAGAAGCAGAGTTGAAAAAACCATTCGGGGCTACTGCCCGCATTGAGCGGCAAGCAACCGAACTGAGTGAGCTACAGCAGGAATTTTTATGGCAGCTCACATCTCGCTACAACCAAAAAACGCGTGGCAGCAAAGCGTACTCACAGCAGCACCGCGCCCACATGGCTGATCCGCGCGTGGTTTCGGGGTTCAAGCCGCTCACCAAGGAAGTGGTGTATCCTATTGTGGTCAATAAGTCGAAAGGCAGCTACCTCTGGGACATTGATGGCAACCAGTACATAGATGCCCTGAACGGCTTTGGCTCCTCCATGCTTGGGCACCAACCCTCGTTGATTACTAAAGCATTGCATCAGCAGATTGAGGATGGCTATGAGGTAGGTCCTCAGCACGAGTTAGCTGGCGAAGTCAGCAAGTTGCTGTGCGAATTCACTTGCTTTGACCGGACCGCCTTGTGCAGCACGGGTTCCGAAGCCGTGCTCGGTACCATGCGCATTGCTCGCACCGTAACCGGGCGCTCTTTGATTGTGGCCTTCACCGGCTCCTACCACGGTATAGTAGATGAAGTGTTGGTTCGCGGTACAAAAAAATTGATGTCGTTTCCGGCTGCCCCTGGCATCATGCCGGAAGCCGTGAAAAACATGCTCATTCTCGAATACGGCACCGACGAAAGTCTCCGCATCATTAAGGAGAGGGCACACGAGTTGGCAGCCGTACTAGTAGAACCAGTCCAGAGCCGCCGGCCGGAGTTCGTACCTATCGAGTTTTTGAAGCAGGTACGAGAAATAACTGCGGCTTCTGGTACCGCGCTGATTTTCGACGAAGTAATTACAGGCTTCCGGATGCATCCGGGGGCGCACAAGCCCTATTCGGCATCAAAGCGGACCTAG